Proteins found in one Aneurinibacillus uraniidurans genomic segment:
- the cspD gene encoding cold-shock protein CspD produces MNTGTVKWFNAEKGFGFIEVEGGDDVFVHFSAITGDGFKSLEEGQRVSFDITQGNRGDQAANVVKL; encoded by the coding sequence ATGAATACAGGTACAGTAAAATGGTTTAATGCAGAAAAAGGATTTGGTTTTATTGAGGTTGAAGGTGGAGACGATGTATTTGTACATTTCTCTGCAATTACTGGGGATGGATTTAAATCGCTTGAAGAAGGCCAACGTGTAAGCTTTGATATTACGCAAGGCAATCGTGGCGATCAAGCTGCAAACGTTGTTAAGCTATAA
- a CDS encoding DEAD/DEAH box helicase codes for MITFHELGISEPMQRAITDMGFEEASPIQEKAIPIALMGKDIIGQAQTGTGKTAAFGIPILQKIDTSKESVQAIVIAPTRELAIQVSEEINRLAKYTKIRSLPIYGGESIERQIKALKHRPQIITGTPGRLLDHIKRKTLRLHHISMAVLDEADEMLNMGFLEDIEQILKETPKEKQTLLFSATMPKPIQNLAEKFMINPKIIKVQAKEITSQAVEQVYYEVNERDKFDVLCRLLDVENPELAVIFGRTKMRVDELSDALNKRGYLAGGLHGDLNQRQRDVVMNKFREGNIDILVATDVAARGIDVSGVTHVYNFDIPQDPESYVHRIGRTGRAGKTGIAATFVTPRKTGQIRDIEKATKVKIRRKSVPTVAEAMKSKEQIASEKMIQLIEEGHHSQFEQTATELLDRYDSVVLVSVALKLLTKEQSDTVIQLTTEESRPSKKPKSKGRDGAKRKVTRNKGFAGKDKR; via the coding sequence ATGATAACATTTCATGAATTAGGTATAAGCGAACCCATGCAAAGAGCGATTACGGATATGGGTTTTGAAGAAGCATCCCCCATCCAGGAGAAAGCGATCCCAATTGCCCTGATGGGGAAAGATATTATTGGACAAGCACAAACCGGTACGGGTAAAACAGCAGCTTTTGGTATACCGATTTTACAAAAAATAGACACGAGCAAAGAATCGGTTCAAGCCATTGTCATTGCCCCTACCAGGGAATTAGCCATTCAGGTTTCAGAAGAGATAAACCGCCTAGCAAAATATACGAAAATCCGTTCCCTCCCTATTTATGGAGGAGAGTCAATTGAACGTCAAATTAAAGCGTTAAAACACCGTCCGCAAATAATTACTGGAACACCTGGCAGACTGTTGGACCATATCAAACGAAAAACGCTGCGGTTACATCACATTTCAATGGCCGTACTGGATGAAGCGGATGAAATGTTGAATATGGGATTTCTAGAAGATATTGAGCAAATCCTCAAAGAGACACCAAAAGAAAAACAGACCTTATTATTTTCGGCAACCATGCCAAAACCGATTCAAAACCTTGCGGAAAAATTTATGATCAACCCAAAAATCATTAAAGTTCAGGCGAAAGAAATCACATCTCAAGCAGTGGAACAAGTGTATTATGAGGTAAATGAACGTGATAAGTTTGATGTTCTTTGCCGTCTGTTGGATGTGGAAAATCCGGAATTGGCGGTCATTTTTGGGCGAACAAAAATGCGCGTTGATGAATTGAGCGATGCCTTAAATAAAAGAGGTTATCTTGCTGGTGGATTGCACGGAGATTTAAATCAGCGGCAGCGAGATGTTGTAATGAATAAATTTCGTGAGGGCAACATTGATATTTTAGTCGCAACAGATGTTGCTGCCAGGGGAATTGATGTTTCAGGCGTTACTCACGTGTATAATTTTGACATCCCACAAGACCCAGAAAGTTATGTTCACCGCATTGGAAGAACAGGACGAGCTGGTAAGACGGGGATTGCAGCGACATTTGTCACACCGAGGAAAACAGGTCAAATTCGGGATATTGAAAAAGCTACAAAAGTAAAAATTCGCCGCAAATCGGTTCCGACAGTTGCAGAAGCGATGAAGTCGAAAGAACAGATAGCGTCAGAAAAGATGATTCAGCTAATCGAAGAGGGTCACCATTCACAGTTCGAGCAAACAGCAACCGAATTACTGGATCGGTACGATTCTGTTGTATTAGTTTCGGTTGCCTTGAAGCTGCTGACAAAGGAACAGTCGGATACGGTTATTCAGCTTACCACAGAAGAGTCTCGCCCTTCGAAGAAGCCTAAATCAAAGGGGCGAGACGGAGCAAAAAGAAAAGTAACTAGGAATAAAGGGTTTGCGGGAAAAGACAAAAGATAA
- a CDS encoding DUF1259 domain-containing protein: MEITREVNPVARALRENGIEVTALHNYMLNEEPRLFYMHFWANGDAVKLATGLRTALNKTNSLQRTKDLLIRNQQFPKSLPVIVLHATTDRLFVVLNTLLYFPSQYE, from the coding sequence ATGGAAATAACAAGAGAGGTCAATCCAGTCGCTCGTGCGTTACGTGAGAATGGTATCGAAGTAACAGCCCTACACAACTATATGCTAAATGAAGAACCACGTCTCTTTTATATGCATTTTTGGGCAAATGGCGATGCAGTAAAATTAGCTACAGGGCTTCGTACTGCTCTTAATAAAACAAACAGTCTACAAAGGACAAAAGATCTATTAATTAGGAATCAACAATTTCCTAAAAGCCTACCCGTGATTGTGTTACATGCAACTACGGATAGGCTTTTTGTTGTTCTTAATACACTTCTGTACTTTCCATCGCAATATGAGTAA